From one Lysinibacillus sp. G4S2 genomic stretch:
- a CDS encoding restriction endonuclease subunit S: MVKRYRLDEVAKIETGKIITRKEYFANSGFPLVTAESLKRLMLHGDIERLPKINRVFNNDFKCALVPAKTIIVTRTNVNKYIYQCENEVCIANDVVAIIPNETIILSDYLMHFLSWYDIKEWHHLHEIPIDIPMIDIQQKMMQLLNTIQHLLKNKESLLTAVEGLPRHFDQFSMQIENHSKNLHHGFNQAQNLYDVMLHKIFKGELYKEMPGTEL; this comes from the coding sequence ATGGTAAAGCGTTATCGATTAGATGAAGTTGCTAAAATAGAAACGGGAAAAATAATAACGAGGAAGGAATATTTTGCGAATTCTGGATTCCCCTTAGTTACGGCAGAATCTTTAAAAAGGTTAATGTTGCATGGTGATATTGAACGATTACCAAAGATTAATAGGGTATTTAATAACGATTTTAAGTGTGCACTAGTACCGGCTAAAACCATCATTGTTACGAGAACTAATGTGAATAAATATATATATCAATGTGAAAATGAAGTATGTATTGCAAATGATGTCGTGGCCATTATTCCAAATGAAACAATTATTTTAAGTGATTATTTAATGCATTTTCTTAGTTGGTATGACATTAAAGAATGGCATCATTTGCATGAAATACCTATTGATATTCCGATGATTGATATCCAACAAAAAATGATGCAACTTTTAAATACGATTCAGCATTTATTAAAAAATAAAGAGTCATTGCTAACAGCAGTAGAGGGACTACCACGGCATTTTGACCAATTTTCGATGCAAATAGAAAATCACTCAAAAAATTTACATCATGGATTTAATCAGGCTCAGAATCTTTACGATGTTATGCTTCACAAAATATTTAAAGGAGAGCTTTACAAAGAAATGCCCGGGACTGAACTTTAA
- a CDS encoding helix-turn-helix transcriptional regulator: MSDFLKLVGEQLRIIRVSKGLSQEEVAERTGKLGFSKGRISNIEHGQSNITLSTLESLMKALDIVPEELFNFQKLSGVTDIEEKNLMLDIHRSVLRERNLDEVKYVVRITKDFLDTIDSQSKKNSSNSQ; the protein is encoded by the coding sequence ATGTCAGACTTTTTAAAGCTAGTAGGTGAACAACTCCGTATTATTAGGGTATCCAAGGGGCTTAGTCAGGAAGAAGTGGCAGAAAGAACGGGGAAGTTAGGTTTTAGTAAAGGACGAATCTCAAATATTGAACATGGGCAATCTAATATCACATTGAGCACTTTAGAATCGCTGATGAAAGCATTAGATATTGTCCCTGAGGAGCTTTTTAATTTCCAAAAATTATCTGGTGTTACTGATATTGAAGAAAAGAACCTCATGCTTGACATACATCGCTCAGTATTAAGGGAGCGCAATTTAGACGAGGTAAAATACGTAGTACGCATTACGAAAGATTTTTTAGATACGATCGATTCACAATCAAAGAAAAACAGCTCCAATAGTCAATGA
- a CDS encoding radical SAM/SPASM domain-containing protein, with translation MRTFKKVYIEITSVCNLACSFCPPTARAKGLIKVEQFNKILDEIRPHTKYIYLHVKGEPLLHPRIDQLLDAAHEKGFKVNITTNGTLIKKNREKLLGKPALRQINFSLHSFDGHEGSENREKYLGDILDFVRAAREYNTIISYRLWNLQKEHVTDIAARRNRETLEILENEYNLDYRIEEKVQPGKGVKIANNIYLNQDHEFRWPSLLEPEDEGKGFCHALRSQAAILVDGTVVPCCLDGEGVINLGNVNEKSFTDIVQGERANNIVDGFSRREAVEELCRKCGYRQKFGM, from the coding sequence TTGAGAACATTTAAAAAAGTTTATATAGAAATAACGAGTGTCTGTAATTTGGCATGTAGCTTTTGTCCACCAACTGCTCGTGCAAAGGGACTTATTAAAGTGGAACAATTTAATAAAATACTGGATGAAATACGTCCTCACACGAAATATATTTATTTGCATGTAAAAGGGGAGCCGCTTTTACATCCACGTATTGATCAGCTGCTTGACGCAGCACATGAGAAAGGTTTTAAAGTTAATATTACAACGAATGGTACACTGATTAAAAAGAATCGTGAAAAGTTATTAGGGAAACCAGCCTTACGCCAAATCAATTTCTCTTTACATAGCTTCGATGGTCATGAGGGATCGGAGAATCGTGAGAAATATTTAGGGGATATTTTGGACTTTGTTCGTGCAGCGAGAGAATATAATACGATTATTTCATATCGTTTATGGAATTTACAAAAGGAGCATGTAACGGATATTGCAGCGAGAAGAAATAGGGAAACGCTCGAAATTCTAGAAAATGAATATAATCTGGATTATCGCATTGAAGAAAAAGTACAGCCCGGTAAAGGTGTGAAGATTGCTAATAATATTTATTTAAACCAGGATCATGAATTCAGATGGCCAAGCTTACTTGAGCCTGAGGATGAAGGAAAAGGCTTTTGCCATGCACTTCGAAGCCAAGCTGCTATTCTTGTGGATGGTACAGTAGTGCCATGCTGTCTTGATGGTGAGGGCGTTATTAATTTAGGGAATGTGAACGAGAAATCCTTCACGGACATTGTTCAGGGTGAGCGTGCCAATAATATTGTCGACGGATTTTCACGAAGAGAAGCAGTAGAGGAACTGTGCAGAAAATGTGGTTATCGTCAAAAGTTTGGTATGTAA
- a CDS encoding ribonuclease J → MSTKDNILSIFALGGINEIGKNMYGVQYGNDILIIDCGAKFPDESLLGIDLIIPDITYLQENKEKIRALIVTHGHEDHIGGIPYFLKKINVPIYATRFTLGLIELKLKEHKLLRETDLIEIHSDSSLNFGQVDVSFFRTNHSIPDCLGIVINTPEGNVVHTGDFKFDLTPVNNQFADIHKMSEIGSQGVLVLISESTNAERPGLTPSEKLVGHHIEDAFLHAERKIIISTFASNVNRIQQIVDAAIATNRKLALLGRSMVNVVDVALERGYLDVPEDILIDAREVKYLPPEDVVVLCTGSQGEPLAALSRLASGNHREVKVLPDDTVIFASSPIPGNEKSVSRIVNNLFQLGAKVIYGSSSHTGMHVSGHGHQEDLKLMLTLMKPKFFIPIHGEFRMLHQHRLLAESVGVKRGHTFIIKNGDVVDIENAMARQTRKIPSGDTYVDGIGIGEVEGIVLRDRKQLSEDGMLVIVLTLNKVDGAFISEPDTISRGFVYAKDFEALLNKVNILVKETTTELQEEGKQQIHVLKREIKRAVGQYLFSQTKRKPMILPIIIEI, encoded by the coding sequence TTGTCCACGAAAGATAATATATTATCTATTTTCGCCTTAGGTGGCATCAATGAGATTGGTAAAAATATGTATGGAGTACAGTATGGAAACGATATTTTAATTATCGACTGTGGTGCTAAGTTTCCAGACGAAAGCTTACTAGGTATTGATTTAATAATCCCTGATATTACGTACCTACAAGAAAATAAAGAAAAGATTAGAGCATTAATTGTGACACATGGGCATGAAGATCACATTGGTGGTATTCCTTATTTCTTAAAAAAGATAAATGTTCCTATTTACGCGACGCGTTTTACTCTTGGCTTAATCGAGTTAAAGTTAAAAGAGCATAAGCTTTTACGAGAGACCGATTTAATAGAAATTCATTCCGATTCATCATTAAATTTCGGACAAGTTGATGTTAGTTTCTTTAGAACGAACCATAGTATACCTGATTGCTTAGGAATCGTTATTAATACCCCCGAAGGAAATGTAGTGCACACTGGCGATTTTAAATTTGATTTAACGCCTGTCAATAATCAATTTGCTGATATTCATAAAATGTCTGAAATAGGATCGCAAGGCGTACTAGTGCTTATTTCTGAAAGTACCAATGCCGAACGACCTGGGTTAACACCATCAGAAAAGCTTGTCGGTCATCATATTGAAGATGCATTTTTACATGCCGAGCGCAAAATCATTATCTCTACTTTTGCTTCTAATGTTAATCGTATTCAACAAATTGTAGATGCAGCGATTGCTACAAATAGAAAGCTAGCTCTACTTGGGCGTAGTATGGTGAATGTTGTAGATGTGGCACTTGAGCGAGGATATTTAGACGTTCCAGAGGATATATTAATTGATGCTCGTGAGGTTAAATATCTTCCACCTGAAGATGTTGTTGTACTATGTACGGGTAGTCAGGGAGAGCCATTAGCTGCTCTTTCTCGCTTAGCAAGTGGCAATCATCGCGAAGTCAAAGTTTTGCCTGATGACACAGTTATTTTTGCTTCATCTCCTATTCCAGGGAATGAGAAGAGTGTTTCACGAATCGTCAACAATTTGTTCCAGCTAGGTGCAAAGGTTATTTATGGCTCCTCTAGTCATACAGGAATGCATGTTTCAGGACACGGCCACCAGGAAGATCTAAAACTAATGCTTACGCTAATGAAACCTAAATTTTTCATTCCGATTCATGGTGAATTCCGTATGCTGCATCAGCATCGTTTGCTAGCTGAGTCAGTCGGTGTGAAACGAGGACATACATTCATTATCAAAAACGGAGATGTTGTTGATATTGAAAATGCAATGGCTAGACAAACACGTAAAATTCCGTCAGGGGATACGTATGTCGACGGGATCGGAATCGGTGAAGTCGAAGGAATTGTTTTACGAGATCGCAAACAGCTTTCAGAAGACGGCATGCTTGTCATCGTTTTAACACTAAATAAGGTAGATGGTGCCTTTATTTCAGAACCAGATACCATTTCACGAGGCTTTGTTTATGCTAAAGATTTTGAAGCGCTTTTGAACAAAGTAAATATTCTCGTCAAAGAAACTACAACTGAGCTTCAAGAAGAAGGGAAACAGCAAATACATGTCTTAAAAAGAGAGATCAAAAGAGCTGTCGGCCAATATCTATTTTCTCAAACAAAAAGAAAACCAATGATTTTACCTATAATTATCGAAATTTAA